Sequence from the Phragmites australis chromosome 11, lpPhrAust1.1, whole genome shotgun sequence genome:
TCCTTGCCTTCTATACTAAGGCCATccaaaaaaagaataagaaaacaTATAAGAGTATGCGAGTCACTTTATGAGCCACCAACAAACATTTTCCTCTTAGACTTTTCGGATCACTTGATCCTGAATGTCACCATTCCGTCTGTGCATTGTAACTTCGTGTCATGTTTATACGAGTAGAAGCTCTATTTCTCTGTTAACCAAGGGTTATGAGAAACACACAGGCACTATTAGCAGTTTGTGCACAGTGCACTGCTCATTGTTCATAGATTTGATGTTTCAGATCAACAATCTTGGAAGGATAGCATGCCTTTGTTTTATAGTAATACCAATCTATGATGGACCATGGATTTCTCCAACGGTGGAAGGTGAAATAATTCTCAAAGAAGGGGAAGGTTCTCATACGAGATTTTGGTTTTGCAGAACATGTTCTGCCACTGGACCACCTTTGGAATGTTGTAGTGGCTCTTGCTGGTTCGTGTTTAGTGTGCGTTTTGCACCCCGATTGCTAGTTGGGCCTATGTACAACTTTTTTTCCTCGCAAATGCTAAATTTGTGGCTTCAGCAATGGCAACAACTTCGCGTGTCTGCATGAGGGGTATTGCTCTAGATCCAAATCTTTATCTAAACACACTTTTAGTGTGCAAAACAGAAGCAATATCACGTAAAAAAGGGTAATAGCATCGATGCTTTGTATGAAAGCATTTCACTGCCATTGTAAAAGTGAAAATGATTGAGTAAAGAAAAGTTATGCTCTCTGCCACTAGTTTGTTGATGTCGCAAATGGTTTGGGGCCTCCAGTGAAATATGTCAACGAGGTAGAATCTCTGCCGAGCAGCACAACTGAAATTGTGTCCGGTCCAACTCAGGAGCCTACTAAAATAATCAAAATGCCATATTGAATATCACATTGTTCAGTGCTCCGTCCACAACCAAATCTTCACCACACAAAAAATATCAcattgctagcttggattctaaCTTAAAGTTTCCATGTGCCGGATTATTAATTCACGCCACGGCACACACGGTAACTTCACACTGCTAGCTTTTCAACCAAGCACGATAATCAATTATATAGCTTTTCAACCAAACACGGTGAACAATTGTATGAATCAACGATTCCTCAAATTGGTAGCTCCAGGGGCATGCCCTCTTCACAGCAAATGTATTGCGTGTAAACGTGTCTTGTTTCTTGCTACATGGTTCAACTCAGAACTGTTCCTTCAAAGGAAGGAAATGCTAGCTTGAAACATTTTTAACACCATCCTCGTAATTACAAGAGCTGTATGGTGAATACTACAGTGACAACATCATCGTGTGACCGTGGCTGATGGGATCATATGTGGATCCGAAGATCCGTGCAGGATTCTGTTAAGGTGATATATATTCACAAGCGAACGATCATCCGGTGGAAGGGTCAAACTCTGAAGAATTCCCGTCAAGGAAGGCTTTGCTTTATGACTTGCTCATACCAGGGTCTGCTTTGAACTAATCCACTGGGAATGCAACACCACATATGTTTTTCCCACAGATTTCTTGATCCCACGGACCGATCAAATGTGACTCAAATTCTGGTTGTGTGATGTCCCGCGTAGAATCTGGTGACGGCTCATCCATCCTTGGTTTCTTGGGAGAAGGCTGCACATTGTCTGGGTAGTCATCTAAGCTTGGAGGTGAATGCGAAAGTTTCTGATCCTCAGAAGCATCAGAAGCTTTAATTGATCCACCAAGCTTCTGTTGCTCCTCTATGATCATCTGCAAGTATTTCCCTTGCGCTTCAATTCTCAGCTGCAGTTGCCTTTGAACCTGCAAAGGCGACATATGATGTTCATCTAATTGAAGAGTTTCGGACAAAACTTGGGTCGAtctaaaagggaaaaaagacTGACAAAATGCAAATCTACTAACAAAAAATACagtaaaaagaaaacaaaaaatgtaTTATGAGGTAACAGAGGACTAACTCTGACAAATAATGAACCACCATAAGTGTAGCTTTGCAAAACAAGTGAAAATAAAAATTGTGCAAAATATTTGCTTCGAGTAAACCCAGGTCCCAGTTAGCAAGTAGGATTGGTGGGGGTGGGTAAACTAAACGTGTAAAAAACAAACATCATGATTTACAATAACTAATGTCTTATGATAACAGACCTCGAGCTGTTCATGAAGTCGCTTCTGAACCTCCATTTGCATCTTCAGTGCTTCATTGATTTGTAATCCTCTGAAAGACATGCCAGAATATTTTGTCAACTAGGTTTCATACATTAGAACCTGATACTAGCCGGCACACAAGCCTATGCTACAGGGTCCAACTGAGTAATATCACTTACGGTGCAGAATCTGTGTTGGATAGGGAATCGCTTGAATCCTTTTTTTCGTCCTTTGAACCTACATGGGATGCTGGTTGTAACATTGAAATCCAAAATTCCTAGGTGTGACAGAAGCGAGATGCTGAAGGACAGAAGGATATTTACCTTCGGCAGGAGATTCCGGTATATACTTGGCAAGGCGATACTTCTACACAAGCACCAAGGAAAAGAAAGTATTAGCTGCAATGATTTTTTTTGCCACCTGTGTCATTTGAGGGGAGATCCTCACCTGCAAATGACTCTTTACGTGATAAATTGTGATCCCTGGTACGCCCATTACAGTGAGCACCCCTTTAGGTGTTGCTCCTGAAGACACGGTGATAAAACAAGTAAGCGCTAGAAACAGAGTACATGCTGTTGTTGAACACCAAACTAAATTAGTTGCCCTCATAATAGAGCCAAACAGATGTGTAACACATGCAATACTAAAAGTTCTTTCCAATTATTGACAAGGATTAAGGTTTTCAAGGCACGACATTTTCCAATGAGATTGGACACAGTTATAGAGGGTTATATGAACAACAACTATTCGGAATTTACGGAAAGCATGTTGCAATCTGATCCTAAACATTGGACATATCAGATATCAAACAGAAATTGAACAAATAATTTAGATAATAGATCATGCAATGTCCCAAGTTCAACCACAATGACTAATACAGTAATACTCGACAGAGAATACTCACTATCTGGTCCACCAAGCTGCGCAATGGCATCCACAAAGCGATTATGGAGATCTGAAGTCCATCGAAGGCGTTGTTTGCCACTTCCTACAGGATGAACAGGGTTGCTTATGTTGGATCCACCGATAGCTCCAATACTACTTACATGCTCACTATTCTGAGCCCTCTGCGGAGCGAAGGGCACAGAAAAATTCTTAGCATGATACATCATGTGAATGCTGCAACAACCACAAGGAGATGTCATACACCCAAATAAGGCCAAGTGAAGTGAGAAAATTTACGATAAATAAGTCTACATATAAATGCCCCACGTTTATGTCTCATTGAATACATCAAGTTGATGGTAAAATCACAAAACAGCAAATGCATGTTTTGCATCGTTTCATTACAAGCAAATTCCACTGCCCTTTGTACAGCTATAATGCTGTTCTTAACAAGTGAACAAGGACAATATTAAACATCCAAGCattataatttaaaattaaatcaacATGTTTCAACTCTAAGAGCTACTGCCATATACAAAATAGGTGCAAACCTCTACAGGAAAACAAACACTCAAAATCACCCAAAAACAAGAGTCCATGATGGCCTGACGACGGATCTCCACATGGCAGACAGACAATTTCGGCAAGAAACAATTGAAAACAAGCATAGTCAGCTACCTTTCACAAGTCCAGTTACTCCAGTATCAATAGACCAGCATAGATGCGGGAGCTGAAACTATGAGTtcgacagaaaaaaaaactaataacaGAACACTTGAGAACTGCCAGATGGCTAAGGCTAGAAGCAATTTTGGCGACCTCAAACTGCCAAAGAAGTTCCAACACCCAACCAAGGCTGGGCCACATCCAAGCTACGTTTTTCAAACAAAAGATAATCACTAAAATGTTGAACGACATGCACAACTAAGGTACCTGGGCACAATTACGGTGGAAACTAAACTGGAGAGGAACGTGATCACAAGCCCTAAGCAAATACCAACCTCCAATCCATCCTTTCCATCCTCAAATTCGAGCAAGACTTGGCATCCACGAACAAATCTTAATCCAAACCCATAGCAACTATAAGAGAAATGTAAAAACCTCATAATCGAAACCATTTCCACCAAATCAAGGCTCACCTCAACCACCACCCAAACGCAATCCCCTTTCTCGCTACTCTTTACCCGATCCACAGCCCATCTACACCGAGCAACACAGTAAGTCAGACCAACGTTACATCCCCGGTTCCCGATAAGAGCTCGGTGAAGCTCACAAAAACCGGAAACCAGCAAAGCACAACACCCCTGCGCCGTGGAAGGCAACTCGCCACGGGCGGACGCGCATCATCGGATTCTGCAGCAAACAACGGCGAGAGCGAGGCAGGGGAGCGGGATTACCAGCGGTCCCGGGATCGCCGGCTTCCTCGTTGGGGCGCGGGAATCAGGGCGGCGTGCTCGTGGGGGCAGGGAATTGAATGCCGCTGCGGGTGGATGCGGATTCCCAACCGGGAACCGAGGTCAAAAGGGGGACGGGGAGGAGACGGGCGGGGGAGAGGAAAGCGGCAGGTGGTGGTGTCCGCCTGTCCGGCGAAAGCGACGCGGGCAGGGGAGAGAGGGGCAGGCCTGGGAATTTGGGCGATTTTTCTTCCTCCGGTGGTTAGGGTTTCGCGCGAAGTGGCCGAGAGAGCGGGAGGGGGTAGCAGGGATTAAAATTTAGTCAAAATTTCagtaaatttttgtgaattttagaggaaaataaaagatttaattttgaaattttctttcatcGATATTTGAAACCTACATAgtagagaataaaaaataactaaaattcatcaaaatttcCTAAATTTCGGTTAATCGCcggtgaaaaaaattgtaaaacggaATTGAAATCCAGTAGCGCACGCTGGACCGGGTCTACCCGGGGACCTCAGCTTCGCCGTCTTCTACTGTAGTACTGCTGCTAGCTTTTGTCAGTGAAGTGAGCTGAAGAACTGACCGGATAGGCAGGGGGACAGAGGAGCAGCTCTCCTGGTCTCACAAGCTTTTGTCAAAGAGTCTATTTTTTAGAGCTcattttttatatgtatttgACAGGTTCCGGATGTCATTTCATCTGCTGCCTGCTCCGTGAAGGTACGGTGAGACCCTCGGGTTAGGTCATGCTGCAGAACGTAGAAAAGAAACTGGAAATGCTATTTTTTTCTGTCTACTTTACCATTTCAGCGCCGGGAGGAAACGCAGACCTTTTTTTGCTGCTCATGAGCACTGCAAACGACTGAAAGTAGAACAGGGCCTGCGAAGCGGTGGAGCGAGATTAAATAAGAAGTATGAGCAACGCAAGCCATCTTGGTGAAATCATGGCCTGcgaggaggggggaggggggggggggacgccATGATTCCCTTATCTCCCGGCAAAGAATAGAGGGAAAGCGTCTGGTGAAATCATCGTGTTAACACCTAAGATGACACGTCGAGTAATTCCTCTGAGTGCCTCGTATGTAATATTTGgagaataatatatatttatttttctctctcttttatttaATTTAGTAATTATATCATGAAATAAATGATGCGGATGGAATctcattagaattttttagatagaattttataaaatttacttatgACGGGAAAGGCATGCGTGGCACCAGACGCCGGCCGGGACAGCGATGCTATCGATTAGAAAAGCGTCGCGGAAAGCCTGACGTTTGAAGGATGCGGCCGCTGCTGGATCACCTTGTCCCTCGCCTCGCATGCGACAATCCGGGGAGGAACACAACAAACTCCACGGAGTTTCGAAGCCACCGAAGAGAACGAGCGAGCGACAGGCAGACCAAGCTAGCTCAGTTCTTGGACAATTAAGCACGGACACGGGGTGTCCAATTTAATAAATAAAACTTTAACACACGAAACACTACTTAAAATCCGACTCGAGCGTTGAAATCCAATTCGAATTCAAGATATCTGATTTTAAAAACA
This genomic interval carries:
- the LOC133885555 gene encoding myb family transcription factor PHL7-like isoform X1, producing MERMDWSIHMMYHAKNFSVPFAPQRAQNSEHVSSIGAIGGSNISNPVHPVGSGKQRLRWTSDLHNRFVDAIAQLGGPDRATPKGVLTVMGVPGITIYHVKSHLQKYRLAKYIPESPAEGSKDEKKDSSDSLSNTDSAPGLQINEALKMQMEVQKRLHEQLEVQRQLQLRIEAQGKYLQMIIEEQQKLGGSIKASDASEDQKLSHSPPSLDDYPDNVQPSPKKPRMDEPSPDSTRDITQPEFESHLIGPWDQEICGKNICGVAFPVD
- the LOC133885555 gene encoding myb family transcription factor PHL7-like isoform X2, which gives rise to MMYHAKNFSVPFAPQRAQNSEHVSSIGAIGGSNISNPVHPVGSGKQRLRWTSDLHNRFVDAIAQLGGPDRATPKGVLTVMGVPGITIYHVKSHLQKYRLAKYIPESPAEGSKDEKKDSSDSLSNTDSAPGLQINEALKMQMEVQKRLHEQLEVQRQLQLRIEAQGKYLQMIIEEQQKLGGSIKASDASEDQKLSHSPPSLDDYPDNVQPSPKKPRMDEPSPDSTRDITQPEFESHLIGPWDQEICGKNICGVAFPVD